TTGATCAGATGCTTTGACGGTACTAATCTCTGCTGCGGAAATGGCAAATACGGATGTGCTGCTTAACCCTAATAGAATGGCAATGAGGTGCTTTTTCATTCGATTACTCCCGTTTAATCAATGAATTTATTACAGCAGAATATAAGTATGCTGCAGACTATTCAATAGAATTTTGATGAAAGCAATCAGGGATGAGCGATGATTGTGAAAAATGCTAAGTCACGGTTGGCCCCCCTAATGAATCGCTGGTAGTCACTAGGGGGAGGGGAAACTATTATTGCATTTGAACCGCTGCCGCTTCTAGTTCCGCAATAGATTGGTAGGTTTTGTCGAAGATCGTAATCTTGCCACCTTCAAACTTAAATGAATGTAGGAGGTGATTGTTTTCTTTTTTCAGCCATCCTGCTTTGATAAGTTTATCCAAACTAGGATTCGCTAATACTTCTTTCGGAATTAACGACCAATCAAAGTTGGCAGAGGATTCTGCATAAAGTTTTTTCAATGCGGCCATTGGGTTGCCGCCAGAAATATCCATATCCGTTAGCCCTTTAAGGGTAGCAGACGCAGACATATTGGCTTTGGCACCGTCTTTAGTCTCGACTTCGACGGTACTGATCTTGAAAGACGGGTCATTTTTAGCAATGGTCGTCAAGTTAGTTAACGCTACCATGCCAATGCCCGCCATTTGCGCGGTCAGTTGATCGGTATTTGGTTTGCCTTTTGATTTAATCGTGTCGATTAACATCGTCTTATAAAGGTTTGCGATCGTTTCATTTAACCCGCTAATAGAGGCTGCATGAATATGGTTGAGTTCCATGCCAAATTTGGCAGATTTTACTGGTTTTTGGTTGATGGCTAGCTCATCACATTTCTCGCAATTACCTAATTCATATAGATAACTTAGGTCAAAGAAGCCATCTTTTAGCAAGCCTTTATAGGTGAAGGCTAGGTTATCCATTTTCACCGAGTAAGGTTTGGCAGCTGGTTCTGCGGTGTCTGAAGCTGGGGCTTCAATTGGGAAGGCTGGCGGTAGACTTGGCTTCATTCCTGACGCACTAATGGATGCAATTTTTAGTGTGCTATTGCCGGCTAGTGGATTAAATTTACCTTCCACAGGTTCAGTTTTTCCATCATAAACCAGGCCTTCGAGCAGGATGTTTTCTTGTTTACTACCCGTTGTGTTGACTGCTAACTTTGGTAGCTCGAAGTGAAACTCAATTTGATCTTGTGCTTTGGTGTAAGTAAATTGCTGAGAGGCAGCCGCTATTTCAAAGGTGCCCATTGCCGTTTTTTCATTCAGCGCCTCTGTGTTTAGATAAACGTGGCGGTCTTCATTTAAACCAACGGTATAACCTAATTTCACCCATTTTGGATGTTTGCTTATCCAGTTAGCAAATGCCGCATCTGATTTTGCCACTTCTGCAAATAGCGTAGGCAAGTCTAGATCATAATCCACATGGTACCAGCCGGTTTTAAAGCCAGTGGCAGTATTGAGTAATGGACCATGTTTGATGTGTTGTTTAATCGTGAGTTTGACGGGGGGCTTTTCGTTACCCGACGCATCAATGCCATCGCGAATCAAGATCGTGAACTGATTGTCTGAAGACAGAAAACTGCGATTATATTTGGTATCGACAATCGAAATGCTATCTCCCGCTAGTAGAGAAATCACTTCTTTCTGAAATTCGCTTTGCGCATTTTTAATTTCAGTTTCAGCTTTTTGGCCTGCATAGTAAATGGAACCAGCACCACCTAGTGCAACAACGGCAACAAGGCCTCCAATTAACGGGAGCTTTTTCATTTCAGGGTATCCTGTATATTCGCTAACCGTTAATTTTATGCCAATGTCACCGTTTTAAGCTAGTTAAATTACTGTTAAATCTACTTAGGGTTGCGGTTGGGCAATTGCACGAACAGGTTTGTCTGTTTTTGGCTGACGGCAAAGCAAGTACAAATAGTACAAACAAATCCCGCCAATTAGGCTGATGATTATCCAAGAGAGCGCAGGGCGCTGCCACTCGATAGACTGTTGGTACAGCCAACCGCTTAATACATATCCTACGCTGCCAGAAATTGCCATACTGATTGCGTTAAAACCTAAATAGGCGCCACGCATTTTAGGATCAGTATGGTGGGCGATGGATTCTTGCAATGCAGGGTCTCCAATCACAATCCCTAAGGTAAAGACGACGAGCGCAGGCCATAATAGGTAAGCGGATGATGTCACACTCAGCATGAGTAATCCGGCAATCATTAGCCCCATGCCGGTTTGTAAGCGAGCATCACTAGCCCATCTGCCAATGCTCCATTTTGCGATTGGATATTGCAAAGAAAGGGTAAGGATGGTTTCTACCGTATACATCCAAGATACTGCTGTCTGCTGCCCGGTGATTCGAATCACCAGCAGCGGCATGGTCGACATCATTTGTAGCCATAAAAACCAGTAGCCAGAACCTAGTAGCGAAAAGCGGACAAACCACTTGTCTTGCCAGACCTTCTGAAGTCCGGATAGTAAATGCGCTTGTTTTACGCCCACTCTAAAGGGCGGTAAAAAGAAGGCGGTGAGAAGAGAGGCTAATAAGAATGCGGCGGCACCTGCGTAACAAACCCATTGAAAATTAACGACGAGCAACCAACCACCAAGTGCTGCGCCACCAGCCGTGCCGACGGTACTGAGGGTGCCCATTAGCGCATAAAATTTTGTCCGTTCATTGGCTCTGGTCAGTTTGACAATGACAGCACCTTTTGGTGAATCAAATAGCGCGCCACCTAATCCCGCAATGAGGCAGGCAAACCAAAGAGACCAAACCGATGTGGCATGTGCAAAGCACAGAAAAGAAACCGCACGAAGTGCTAGCCCACTTGTAATAAATGGCTTGGCACCCAAACGATCTGCCAGCGCGCCAGCAAAAACGGTAAGGCTTTGTTGGATACCTGTTCTTAGCCCTAACCCTACCGCGACAACCGTAGCTGACATGCCAAGTTGATTGACAAAATGGACGGTGAGAATCGGAAAAAGAATATAAAAACCAATAAACACCAACAAGTTATCAATGATAACTAGTTTTTGCATCCGCTTTCTTAGCGCATTTGGCAGGCTTTGTCTTAGTGTAGGGCGTTGCATCTTGATCAATCGGTCAGGTGGTGATGCTTGCCAGTCTAGGTGGGTTGTTAGATATAATCTATACCATTAACTGTTATAGATTCTATTAAGATTTGTTATGACTATTTCTATTGATGATCTGACCTTACTGCAAGAGGTGGCAAGTGCAGGTAGCTTTAGTAAGGCAGCTGCTAAACTGGGCTGCTCGCAACCCCAAATTAGCGTGCGGATTGGATTGTTAGAAACCTATTTTGGTGCGGTTTTATTTGAACGGCATCGTCGTGGGGTGAAAGCGACGCCTGCCTGTATGATGTTGCTGCCGCATGTGACAAAAGCATTGGCTCAAATCAATGATGGCAAACTGGCGGTGCAAGGTGCGCCAACCACACCAAGGATCACGATTGGCAGTTTGCCTTCTTTAGCGCACACCATGTTTTCTCCACTACTGGCCGCGCTTGCCGATGCGCCAATCGAAATTGCGTGTACCACTGGTGATACGAGCGAACTGTTAAAAGAGTTATTAGACGATACGGTTCAAGTTGGTTTTGTCTTAGATGCGCCTGCGGTTGCAGGGCTACAATTAGAAATGCTTTGGAAAAGCCCAATCATCTGTGTGGTGGCGGCAAGCCATCCGCTTGCGAATAGCAAGAATTTGAAACTAGCTGATATTGTGGGGTATCGCTTAGCCCCACAAGATTGGGACGATGAGTGCGATACGCTCATTGCCAGTATTTATCGGCTACGCACGGTAGCGATGCCACTGCACAAAGTGGCGCCAGCCAGTGCGGCAAGGGCATTGGTGATGGAGCAAGGGTTTGTGTCTTTTATGCCAGAAATCACCGTGATTCGAGAGTTAAATGCGGGGACGTTGGTTCGGTTAAATGTGACAGACTTACCAAAATGGTATTGGGAAATCATGATGGCGTATCGCCCAGGGAAGCTACAATCGCCTGCTAAAGCAATGTTACTAGAGGCAGCTAGGACATTAGCGAGAACATTAAGACCTGCAAATAGTCACGCAAATTAATGTTGGTTTTTACGAAATTGCCCCACTCAGTGCGAGATTCCGTTTGAGCGGGGCAGGGGTAGTGCAAAGAATGCCCAGTTATTGAGAGGCTGCCGCGGCACCAACTTTAGGGCTAAGATTAATGAATGGTGTTGCTTGTCCACTCACCTGAGGAAGTACTCCGTCCCATTTCTCAATTGCTTTTAGCTGAACGTATTCCTGACCACCTTGTGCGCGAATCGCTTCTGCTTGAATACGGATGGTTTCTGCTTCTGCTTTTGCCATCGTGATTTTTTGCTGCGCTTCAATTTCAATCCGCTGCAAATCGTTTTTCGCTTTTAGTGCATTTTGTTCTGCCGTTTGTTTCGCTTCAATCGCTGCATCAAAAGAGTGGCTGAAGGTGAAGTTAGTAATTTGTACCGCTTCTAACGCAATATTGTAATTACGCAATTGGGCGCGCAATTGGTTCTCAATGTCAGATTTGACATCATCCCGCTTGGCTAATAATTCTTCTGCTGAATACCGAGCGACGACG
The genomic region above belongs to Leeia speluncae and contains:
- a CDS encoding prohibitin family protein, with the translated sequence MANAVGAMIGRKLPIIIAAVCIGIVANASFYTINQGERGILLRFGQIQNIESEGLHMKVPFVDTIIPVDVRTLKAESPADAGTRDLQRVSTKVALNYHLNADALRDTYSRVGLDVEGKVIDPRIQESVKAVVARYSAEELLAKRDDVKSDIENQLRAQLRNYNIALEAVQITNFTFSHSFDAAIEAKQTAEQNALKAKNDLQRIEIEAQQKITMAKAEAETIRIQAEAIRAQGGQEYVQLKAIEKWDGVLPQVSGQATPFINLSPKVGAAAASQ
- a CDS encoding LysR family transcriptional regulator, producing the protein MTISIDDLTLLQEVASAGSFSKAAAKLGCSQPQISVRIGLLETYFGAVLFERHRRGVKATPACMMLLPHVTKALAQINDGKLAVQGAPTTPRITIGSLPSLAHTMFSPLLAALADAPIEIACTTGDTSELLKELLDDTVQVGFVLDAPAVAGLQLEMLWKSPIICVVAASHPLANSKNLKLADIVGYRLAPQDWDDECDTLIASIYRLRTVAMPLHKVAPASAARALVMEQGFVSFMPEITVIRELNAGTLVRLNVTDLPKWYWEIMMAYRPGKLQSPAKAMLLEAARTLARTLRPANSHAN
- a CDS encoding MFS transporter; this encodes MQKLVIIDNLLVFIGFYILFPILTVHFVNQLGMSATVVAVGLGLRTGIQQSLTVFAGALADRLGAKPFITSGLALRAVSFLCFAHATSVWSLWFACLIAGLGGALFDSPKGAVIVKLTRANERTKFYALMGTLSTVGTAGGAALGGWLLVVNFQWVCYAGAAAFLLASLLTAFFLPPFRVGVKQAHLLSGLQKVWQDKWFVRFSLLGSGYWFLWLQMMSTMPLLVIRITGQQTAVSWMYTVETILTLSLQYPIAKWSIGRWASDARLQTGMGLMIAGLLMLSVTSSAYLLWPALVVFTLGIVIGDPALQESIAHHTDPKMRGAYLGFNAISMAISGSVGYVLSGWLYQQSIEWQRPALSWIIISLIGGICLYYLYLLCRQPKTDKPVRAIAQPQP
- a CDS encoding DUF945 family protein produces the protein MKKLPLIGGLVAVVALGGAGSIYYAGQKAETEIKNAQSEFQKEVISLLAGDSISIVDTKYNRSFLSSDNQFTILIRDGIDASGNEKPPVKLTIKQHIKHGPLLNTATGFKTGWYHVDYDLDLPTLFAEVAKSDAAFANWISKHPKWVKLGYTVGLNEDRHVYLNTEALNEKTAMGTFEIAAASQQFTYTKAQDQIEFHFELPKLAVNTTGSKQENILLEGLVYDGKTEPVEGKFNPLAGNSTLKIASISASGMKPSLPPAFPIEAPASDTAEPAAKPYSVKMDNLAFTYKGLLKDGFFDLSYLYELGNCEKCDELAINQKPVKSAKFGMELNHIHAASISGLNETIANLYKTMLIDTIKSKGKPNTDQLTAQMAGIGMVALTNLTTIAKNDPSFKISTVEVETKDGAKANMSASATLKGLTDMDISGGNPMAALKKLYAESSANFDWSLIPKEVLANPSLDKLIKAGWLKKENNHLLHSFKFEGGKITIFDKTYQSIAELEAAAVQMQ